A single genomic interval of Pseudorasbora parva isolate DD20220531a chromosome 21, ASM2467924v1, whole genome shotgun sequence harbors:
- the hcar1-4 gene encoding oxoeicosanoid receptor 1: MVTPIFIMSNITFCVESETIVSSILKYILILEFIFGLPGIVFTLWILFFKSPWKACNVYLFCLVISDLLLLTGLPFRIDYLFRGKDWIFGESVCRLILYIISVNYSTSMAFMSIIAVDRFFRILYPHHRICRISVRQAIVLVITVWVGVLLLRLPPALNLVLPSSQKNSSKLTCHSYLSWSWPSLQMRIYNSVQLLEVLLAFSLVVFSFVRVFSHVHSQQSKGAHRRVKRAVRLLLFIVIIFVLCFLPTVTFGIFLQVFPCSQSLIVCLHASLALSYMNCALDPVIYCHMNAWFRDTLKGKTNSLGLTNFQMSAKTNRRKP; this comes from the coding sequence ATGGTCACCCCGATTTTCATCATGAGTAACATCACCTTCTGTGTGGAAAGTGAGACCATTGTGTCTTCCATTTTGAAGTACATTCTCATTTTGGAGTTCATCTTTGGGTTGCCTGGAATTGTGTTTACTCTGTGGATTTTGTTCTTCAAGTCTCCATGGAAAGCTTGCAATGTGTATCTCTTCTGCTTGGTAATATCTGACCTCCTACTCCTCACCGGACTGCCTTTCCGCATAGATTATCTCTTTCGTGGTAAAGACTGGATATTTGGTGAATCTGTTTGCCGCCTCATTCTGTATATTATATCTGTAAACTACTCAACAAGCATGGCTTTCATGTCAATTATAGCAGTGGACCGCTTCTTCAGGATACTTTACCCACACCATCGCATTTGTCGAATCAGTGTGAGACAAGCAATAGTGTTGGTTATTACAGTTTGGGTGGGTGTTCTTCTTCTTCGCCTTCCACCCGCCTTGAATCTGGTTCTCCCATCATCACAGAAAAACTCTTCAAAGCTCACATGCCATAGTTATCTCTCATGGTCATGGCCGTCGCTTCAAATGAGGATATATAATTCAGTACAGCTGCTTGAGGTCCTGCTAGCGTTCTCACTTGTGGTCTTCAGTTTTGTGCGTGTTTTCTCTCACGTCCACAGTCAACAGTCAAAGGGGGCACACCGCAGGGTGAAGCGGGCAGTGAGATTGCTTCTGTTTATTGTGATCATTTTTGTTCTGTGTTTCCTACCTACAGTCACATTTGGCATCTTCCTTCAAGTGTTTCCCTGTTCTCAGTCCCTCATAGTATGTCTTCATGCCTCTTTAGCTTTATCCTACATGAACTGTGCACTGGATCCCGTCATCTACTGCCACATGAATGCTTGGTTCCGCGACACCCTAAAAGGCAAAACCAACTCACTAGGGCTGACGAATTTCCAGATGAGTGCCAAGACGAACAGAAGAAAACCTTAA